In Juglans regia cultivar Chandler chromosome 13, Walnut 2.0, whole genome shotgun sequence, the following proteins share a genomic window:
- the LOC109010203 gene encoding probable flavin-containing monooxygenase 1 — MERPVAIIGAGISGLLACKYTLSKGFHPIVFEAKSSIGGVWTKTVETTKLQTPKPAYQFSDFPWPSSVKEDFPDQHQVLDYIQSYARHFDLLRHVKFNTKVVSIEYEGPSDEEMHSGSMWRSAGEPFSSKGKWKIVAGDALGLLTEVYQVDFVILCIGRFSDIPNIPEFPDNQGPEVFHGKVIHSMEYAAMDYQRAAEFVKGKQVTVVGLQKSALDIVMECSTANGREHPCTVLYKTERWTIPDYLPWGVPLAYLYLNRFSELLVHKPGEGFLLSLLSTILSPVRWAFSKFVESDIKKKLRLAKFGMVRKQSFLQEISSCLISIVPEKFYDKVEEGSIILKKATNFSFCKQGVLVNGDAHSLATDLVILATGYRGDKKLKDIFVSSTFKDYIAGSPNTTVPLYRECIHPRIPQLAVIGFSESVSNLYTSEMRCRWLAELLDGTFRLPSIKDMEKDVGE; from the exons ATGGAGAGGCCGGTAGCCATCATCGGTGCCGGCATCAGTGGCCTCCTGGCTTGCAAGTACACCTTGTCAAAGGGTTTCCATCCCATCGTTTTCGAGGCCAAAAGCAGCATCGGAGGAGTTTGGACAAAGACCGTGGAAACCACCAAGCTCCAAACTCCGAAACCAGCATATCAGTTCTCAGATTTTCCATGGCCTTCCTCTGTGAAAGAAGATTTTCCTGACCAACATCAAGTTTTGGATTATATTCAATCTTATGCTCGCCATTTTGATTTGCTTCGGCATGTCAAGTTCAACACCAAAGTTGTCAGCATCGAGTATGAAGGCCCTTCCGACGAAGAGATGCATTCAGGGAGCATGTGGCGTAGTGCTGGTGAGCCATTCAGCTCTAAAGGGAAATGGAAAATTGTAGCAGGAGATGCGCTTGGCCTTTTAACTGag GTGTACCAAGTTGACTTTGTGATCCTCTGCATCGGACGATTCAGTGACATTCCAAACATCCCAGAATTCCCCGACAACCAAGGTCCAGAAGTATTTCATGGGAAGGTGATACACTCCATGGAGTACGCTGCCATGGATTATCAAAGAGCTGCTGAATTTGTCAAAGGGAAGCAAGTCACTGTTGTGGGGTTGCAAAAATCTGCCTTGGACATTGTTATGGAGTGCTCAACAGCAAATG GCAGGGAACATCCTTGTACTGTTTTATACAAGACTGAGCGTTGGACTATCCCTGATTATCTTCCATGGGGTGTGCCTCTTGCTTATTTATATCTCAACCGCTTCTCGGAGTTATTGGTTCACAAGCCTGGTGAAGGCTTCCTGCTAAGTCTCCTGTCAACAATCCTTTCTCCTGTG AGATGGGCATTTTCTAAATTCGTTGAAAGCGATATAAAAAAGAAGCTTCGGTTGGCAAAGTTTGGAATGGTACGAAAACAAAGCTTCCTTCAAGAAATCAGTTCTTGTCTGATCTCCATAGTGCCAGAGAAGTTCTATGACAAAGTCGAAGAAGGAAGCATCATTCTGAAAAAAGCTACGAACTTCAGCTTCTGCAAGCAGGGTGTTTTGGTTAATGGCGACGCACATTCTCTGGCTACTGATTTGGTTATTTTGGCTACTGGATACAGAGGTGATAAAAAACTCAAGGACATCTTTGTCTCCTCCACCTTTAAAGACTATATTGCCGGATCCCCTAATACAACAGTTCCCCTCTACag GGAATGCATTCATCCAAGAATTCCACAACTAGCAGTAATTGGGTTCTCAGAGAGTGTTTCAAACTTGTATACCTCGGAGATGAGATGCCGTTGGCTAGCCGAGCTTCTTGACGGCACATTCAGATTGCCCAGCATCAAAGATATGGAGAAAGATGTGGGCGAGTAG
- the LOC109010202 gene encoding lysM domain-containing GPI-anchored protein 2-like, with product MGYAKVLLGMLLVTALAATSTAETKLKCSKAGATCTALIDYVSPNNTNIAAIQSLFQVKKFRNLLGANNFPTSTPSDRNVTAKEKIRIPFTCVCANGTGLSNRKPVYTVQKGDFLFHIANDVFSGLVKYQQIVDANKLPDASLIIPGQELWIPLPCSCDEVNGAKVVHYGMVVDEGNTVDAIAEQYGTTPATLLTLNNMTDAKQLLAGQVLDIPLPACSSNVSSSSLDYPLLQLANGTYVYTAYNCVKCKCDSANNYKLQCEPSGLKPTQWTTCPAMQCEGADSLSIGNKTSSGCNQTSCVYSGFTSQTILTSLVTESICPAPSAPAAPSAPAAPSAAPSAPAAPSAAPSAPAAPSAAWKIGFQGLGWNFFLLISIQLIFLSLHLSQ from the exons atgggttaTGCTAAGGTGCTTCTGGGTATGCTTTTAGTCACTGCTCTGGCGGCCACATCGACGGCAGAGACGAAACTCAAGTGCAGCAAAGCAGGCGCTACGTGTACCGCCCTGATCGACTACGTGTCCCCAAACAATACCAACATCGCCGCCATCCAATCACTCTTCCAAGTGAAGAAGTTCCGGAACCTCCTCGGCGCAAACAACTTCCCCACCTCCACCCCATCCGACAGAAATGTGACCGCGAAGGAGAAGATCCGAATCCCCTTCACCTGCGTGTGCGCCAACGGGACGGGCTTGTCGAATCGAAAACCGGTCTACACGGTGCAAAAAGGCGACTTCTTGTTCCATATCGCCAATGACGTGTTCTCGGGTCTGGTAAAGTACCAGCAAATAGTGGACGCCAATAAGTTGCCAGATGCGAGCCTGATTATTCCGGGCCAGGAGCTGTGGATCCCACTGCCGTGCAGCTGCGATGAAGTGAACGGGGCTAAGGTCGTACATTATGGAATGGTGGTGGATGAAGGAAACACGGTGGATGCGATAGCGGAGCAGTACGGGACCACTCCGGCTACACTTTTGACACTCAATAACATGACTGATGCCAAGCAGCTTCTGGCCGGCCAAGTCCTTGACATTCCTCTCCCAG CTTGTTCATCTAATGTAAGTAGTAGCTCCTTGGACTACCCCCTACTTCAGCTTGCCAATGGCACTTATGTCTACACTGCTTACAACTGTGTGAAGTGCAAATGTGACTCAGCCAACAACTATAA ACTGCAATGCGAGCCTTCTGGACTCAAACCAACTCAATGGACTACATGCCCTGCCATGCAATGTGAAGGTGCAGACAGTCTATCCATCGGTAACAAAACATCTTCCGGTTGTAACCAAACAAGCTGCGTCTATTCAGGTTTCACTAGCCAAACCATTTTGACATCCCTTGTCACAGAGTCCATTTGTCCAG CTCCTTCTGCTCCTGCTGCTCCTTCTGCTCCTGCTGCTCCTTCTGCTGCTCCTTCTGCTCCTGCTGCTCCTTCTGCTGCTCCTTCTGCTCCTGCTGCTCCTTCTGCTGCTTGGAAGATTGGTTTTCAAGGTTTGGGATGGAACTTCTTTCTTCTGATCTCAATTCAATTGATCTtcctttctcttcatctttctcAGTAA